In one Pseudoliparis swirei isolate HS2019 ecotype Mariana Trench chromosome 23, NWPU_hadal_v1, whole genome shotgun sequence genomic region, the following are encoded:
- the cdr2a gene encoding cerebellar degeneration-related protein 2 isoform X1, with the protein MLTDVIMEEEFDKNGESWYDPRDLERDLHLAAEFGKTLLDRNHELEQALQQMYSTNQEQLQEIEHLNKQVDLLRQMNDQHAKVYEQLDVAARDLEQGNLRLMQDSRLAQQKIHSLTETMEGLQTYMEDLQTQVEELKTAQAERNKRELAEQRRNRGAQSVSCLKELYDLHQDRHLDHGGPHVEGLWSLRGSFSDRDRRQDPEAENAALQRSVRTIQSQIAVERSRREAAERERELTSRENRGLEEQLASLAGCPARQKELEAQVEQLRLLWRADCANSIRRPEQLLPDKVFFALEDGASPGLDEIEDEGEKDEERRQYVRQRSNSESVLRTGTDELRRGHEQLCIRRTEAVKQRGISLLNEVDAQYSALQVKYDELLRRFQQADGPSHKAAQTPNGPFASSRARRRRSSAAPSDPTVVPASQQPEYKALFKEIFTCIQKTKDDLGNNRSPVEDSSSA; encoded by the exons ATGTTAACCGACGTGATTATGGAGGAAGAATTTGACAAGAATGGAGAGTCGTGGTACGACCCACGGGATCTTGAACGCG ATCTCCACTTGGCAGCGGAGTTTGGGAAAACCCTCCTGGACCGGAACCATGAGCTGGAGCAGGCCCTGCAGCAGATGTACTCCACCAACcaggagcagctgcaggagatAGAG CACCTAAACAAGCAGGTGGACCTGCTGCGTCAGATGAACGACCAGCACGCCAAAGTCTATGAGCAGCTCGACGTGGCCGCCAGGGATCTGGAGCAAGGCAACCTGAGACTAATGCAGGACAGCCGCCTGGCCCAGCAGAAGATCCACAG TCTAACAGAGACTATGGAAGGCCTTCAGACCTACATGGAGGACCTGCAGACCCAGGTGGAGGAGCTAAAGACTGCCCAGGCAGAGCGGAACAAACGAGAGCTGGCGGAGCAGCGCCGCAACCGTGGAGCCCAGAGTGTGTCCTGCCTCAAGGAGCTGTATGACTTGCACCAAGACAG GCATCTAGACCATGGTGGTCCGCATGTGGAGGGCCTCTGGTCCCTGCGGGGCTCTTTCAGTGACAGGGACAGACGCCAAGACCCGGAGGCGGAGAACGCGGCTCTCCAGCGCTCCGTCCGGACCATTCAGAGCCAGATAGCCGTGGAGCGGAGCCGCAGGGAGGCCGCGGAGCGCGAGAGGGAGTTGACATCAAGGGAGAACCGAgggctggaggagcagctggcctCGCTGGCCGGCTGCCCGGCCAGGCAGAAGGAGCTGGAGGCCCAGGTGGAGCAGCTGCGGCTCCTGTGGCGCGCTGACTGCGCCAACAG tATCAGGAGACCGGAGCAGCTGCTGCCGGATAAAGTGTTCTTCGCCTTAGAAGACGGAGCGAGCCCCGGGCTGGACGAGATCGAGGACGAGGGAGAAAAGGACGAGGAGCGGAGACAGTACGTCCGGCAGAGGTCGAACAGTGAGAGCGTTTTGAGAACGGGAACGGACGAGCTTCGCCGCGGTCACGAGCAGCTGTGCATCAGGCGAACAGAGGCGGTGAAACAGAGGGGCATCTCTCTGCTCAACGAGGTGGATGCACAGTACAGCGCACTGCAG GTGAAATATGATGAGCTCCTACGGCGGTTCCAGCAGGCAGACGGGCCGAGTCATAAAGCCGCGCAGACGCCCAACGGGCCCTTTGCGAGCAGCCgggcccgccgccgccggtcCTCTGCGGCTCCGTCGGATCCAACAGTGGTTCCTGCCAGCCAGCAGCCCGAGTACAAGGCTCTCTTCAAGGAGATTTTCACCTGCATCCAAAAGACCAAAGATGACCTCGGCAACAACAGAAGCCCAGTGGAGGACAGTAGCTCTGCCTGA
- the si:ch211-139g16.8 gene encoding immunoglobulin superfamily member 6, whose product MDRLVCFSLLLSYLPVTENMQQDESCLSQPNRVMWRQSGESAILKCSINSDCSAKGLHYEWFAFRENIHHRLHAQHKSLKYSLDGASLNIKSLHINDSGIYHCAAVSRGDPAPGAQHVGLGTTLVVKGQIERLVRHILWVSCALLAIYSLAIVILMIKKYGCNMSVSGSVLKTNKKASEKRAQFRDVLQEMYSKRNLGNGKKTTSKNRSQDEAASTELKNSTNDIYQNV is encoded by the exons ATGGACCGGTTGGTTTGcttctctctcctgctcagctACCTTCCAGTAACCG AGAACATGCAACAAGATGAGAGCTGCTTATCGCAGCCAAACAGAGTGATGTGGCGGCAAAGCGGAGAAAGTGCTATTCTCAAGTGTTCCATCAATTCAGATTGTTCAGCCAAAGGCCTGCATTATGAGTGGTTTGCCTTTAGGGAAAACATCCATCATCGTCTCCACGCGCAGCACAAATCTCTGAAATACAGTCTGGACGGAGCGTCTTTAAACATTAAGTCACTTCACATTAATGACAGCGGGATCTACCACTGTGCTGCAGTATCGCGTGGAGACCCTGCACCCGGCGCCCAACATGTAGGGTTGGGTACAACTCTAGTTGTGAAGG GACAAATTGAAAGACTGGTGAGGCACATTCTGTGGGTATCATGTGCCCTCTTGGCCATCTACAGCTTGGCAATAGTGATACTAATGATAAAGAAG TATGGCTGCAATATGAGCGTCTCCGGAAGTGTGCTCAAAACTAACAAG AAAGCCTCAGAGAAAAGAGCACAGTTTCGTGATGTGCTGCAAGAAATGTACAGCAAAAGGAACTTGGGCAATGGCAAAAAAACTACGAGCAAAAACCGTTCTCAAGACGAG GCTGCAAGCACAGAGTTGAAGAACTCAACCAATGACATCTATCAAAATGTCTGA
- the cdr2a gene encoding cerebellar degeneration-related protein 2 isoform X2 translates to MNDQHAKVYEQLDVAARDLEQGNLRLMQDSRLAQQKIHSLTETMEGLQTYMEDLQTQVEELKTAQAERNKRELAEQRRNRGAQSVSCLKELYDLHQDRHLDHGGPHVEGLWSLRGSFSDRDRRQDPEAENAALQRSVRTIQSQIAVERSRREAAERERELTSRENRGLEEQLASLAGCPARQKELEAQVEQLRLLWRADCANSIRRPEQLLPDKVFFALEDGASPGLDEIEDEGEKDEERRQYVRQRSNSESVLRTGTDELRRGHEQLCIRRTEAVKQRGISLLNEVDAQYSALQVKYDELLRRFQQADGPSHKAAQTPNGPFASSRARRRRSSAAPSDPTVVPASQQPEYKALFKEIFTCIQKTKDDLGNNRSPVEDSSSA, encoded by the exons ATGAACGACCAGCACGCCAAAGTCTATGAGCAGCTCGACGTGGCCGCCAGGGATCTGGAGCAAGGCAACCTGAGACTAATGCAGGACAGCCGCCTGGCCCAGCAGAAGATCCACAG TCTAACAGAGACTATGGAAGGCCTTCAGACCTACATGGAGGACCTGCAGACCCAGGTGGAGGAGCTAAAGACTGCCCAGGCAGAGCGGAACAAACGAGAGCTGGCGGAGCAGCGCCGCAACCGTGGAGCCCAGAGTGTGTCCTGCCTCAAGGAGCTGTATGACTTGCACCAAGACAG GCATCTAGACCATGGTGGTCCGCATGTGGAGGGCCTCTGGTCCCTGCGGGGCTCTTTCAGTGACAGGGACAGACGCCAAGACCCGGAGGCGGAGAACGCGGCTCTCCAGCGCTCCGTCCGGACCATTCAGAGCCAGATAGCCGTGGAGCGGAGCCGCAGGGAGGCCGCGGAGCGCGAGAGGGAGTTGACATCAAGGGAGAACCGAgggctggaggagcagctggcctCGCTGGCCGGCTGCCCGGCCAGGCAGAAGGAGCTGGAGGCCCAGGTGGAGCAGCTGCGGCTCCTGTGGCGCGCTGACTGCGCCAACAG tATCAGGAGACCGGAGCAGCTGCTGCCGGATAAAGTGTTCTTCGCCTTAGAAGACGGAGCGAGCCCCGGGCTGGACGAGATCGAGGACGAGGGAGAAAAGGACGAGGAGCGGAGACAGTACGTCCGGCAGAGGTCGAACAGTGAGAGCGTTTTGAGAACGGGAACGGACGAGCTTCGCCGCGGTCACGAGCAGCTGTGCATCAGGCGAACAGAGGCGGTGAAACAGAGGGGCATCTCTCTGCTCAACGAGGTGGATGCACAGTACAGCGCACTGCAG GTGAAATATGATGAGCTCCTACGGCGGTTCCAGCAGGCAGACGGGCCGAGTCATAAAGCCGCGCAGACGCCCAACGGGCCCTTTGCGAGCAGCCgggcccgccgccgccggtcCTCTGCGGCTCCGTCGGATCCAACAGTGGTTCCTGCCAGCCAGCAGCCCGAGTACAAGGCTCTCTTCAAGGAGATTTTCACCTGCATCCAAAAGACCAAAGATGACCTCGGCAACAACAGAAGCCCAGTGGAGGACAGTAGCTCTGCCTGA
- the mfsd13al gene encoding transmembrane protein 180-like, producing the protein MDLARHAINCGLNPAALAYSMTTLGAGMINNIFNFYYVKLFLNKYKISEGVFHQSQVVYMVWNAINDPLFGYLQDNSRVPCCSQRRLAILYGAPLYSLAFLLAWFPWQTYAPGDWLIGVHLTVALCAFDAMLTFVLLAQCALFAEISSHHQSRLRLVNYNQVASLLGSSSVLFCGVMSNNMEDFASFQAFAVLIAVLSCVCMLYTGLHSESRFDNKGPELETLRSPDQASHQSGFSFSMLRTLTWQILSNRDFLHFVCMNFFQVFLLAFFNNFTMIFAEYLIPPDVLPSLAKSIMYGAGFICPQLLVLSCQRLLRDIGYFRVILFTFYMEAGMAAVMLALGPQHYYFMAFYLTISMVTIQAAFSLFSLPLADIIDKDMHKYKRSSPLSSMVFGTNALFTKPAQSLAPMIVLNILNQCGYEQLKGTAWDSNESASGSLRHVMFYLVCLVPMCVAALQALAWRPFSIRNSHTVDTK; encoded by the exons ATGGATTTAGCCCGACACGCCATCAACTGTGGGCTCAATCCTGCAGCTCTGGCTTATTCTATGACAACACTGGGAGCTGGCATGATAAACAACATATTCAACTTCTACTATGTCAAACTCTTCCTCAATAAGTACAAGATATCAGAGGGAGTGTTCCACCAATCACAA GTGGTGTACATGGTGTGGAATGCAATCAATGATCCTCTTTTTGGCTATCTGCAAGATAATTCCAGGGTGCCCTGCTGCTCTCAGAGACGTCTCGCCATCCTGTATGGAGCTCCTCTCTACTCCCTGGCTTTTCTTCTAGCCTGGTTCCCATGGCAGACTTACGCCCCCGGTGACTGGTTGATCGGCGTACACTTGACGGTGGCGCTGTGTGCTTTTGACGCCATGTTGACTTTTGTGCTGCTGGCACAATGTGCGCTGTTTGCAGAGATTTCAAGCCACCATCAGAGCCGACTGAGACTTGTGAACTACAACCAG GTGGCGTCTCTCCTTGGCTCCTCCAGTGTCCTCTTCTGTGGTGTGATGTCAAATAACATGGAGGACTTTGCGTCCTTCCAAGCCTTCGCAGTGCTGATCGCTGTCCTGAgctgtgtctgcatgctctacACGGGCCTCCACAGTGAGAGCCGCTTTGATAACAAAGGACCTGAATTGGAGACATTGAGGTCTCCTGATCAGGCTTCCCATCAGTCAGGCTTTTCCTTCTCCATGTTAAGAACGTTGACGTGGCAAATTCTGAGCAACAGGGACTTCCTGCATTTTGTGTGCATGAACTTCTTCCAGGTTTTCCTGTTGGCTTTCTTCAATAATTTTACCATGATATTTGCTGAGTACCTGATTCCTCCAGATGTGCTTCCATCACTGGCGAAGAGCATCATGTATGGAGCGGGCTTCATCTGTCCACAG CTGTTAGTATTGAGCTGTCAGAGGTTGCTCCGGGATATTGGCTACTTCCGGGTAATCCTCTTCACCTTCTACATGGAAGCTGGAATGGCAGCTGTCATGCTCGCACTCGGTCCCCAGCACTACTATTTTATGGCATTTTATCTCACCATTAGCAT GGTGACGATCCAAGCAGCCTTCAGTCTTTTTAGCTTGCCCTTGGCTGACATCATTGACAAAGACATGCACAAGTACAAGCGCAG ttcccctctctcctccatggtCTTTGGGACGAATGCTCTCTTCACTAAACCGGCTCAGTCTCTAGCCCCAATGATTGTGCTTAATATCCTGAACCAGTGTGGATATGAACAGCTGAAGGGCACCGCATGGGATTCAAATGAAAG CGCCTCAGGGAGTCTCCGGCACGTCATGTTCTACTTGGTGTGTCTGGTGCCCATGTGTGTCGCTGCTCTGCAAGCCCTCGCTTGGAGGCCTTTTTCCATACGCAACAGTCACACAGTCGACACAAAGTAG